CACGTTGCACCTGCTGGGGCGGCTGGACGAGGCTCGGCTGAGGCAGACCGCCGAGGAACTCCGGTTGTCTTGGAGTCCTTCCCTGCGGGCGTACCAGACCAACGACGGACCTGTCGCGTACGGCGACGACGACTCCGGCCGTCAGCTCTACCGGTACGATCTGTTGTCGCTCAATGTCCGGGTGGAGGAGTTCCTGCGGGGCACCGGCGAGTTGCCCGCCGTACAGGACCTGCCACGACCGGACCTTCGTGGACTCGTCGACCAGCTACGCGATGACGCCGGGCTGGCCGGGCGCATCATGCGCACACGGGCGGCGCGGCTCATCGGGGCACCGGGCGGGGCGGAATCGCCCGGCAGGTGTACGCAGATGGCCGCGGACATCCGCGCCGGCAGGATAGATCAGGCGGGCGACGCCGCCCTTGTGCTGCCAGCGGTGACCGACTGCGCCAGCGAACTCCGACCGTTGCGGGACGACATCTCCGTGTTGGAGAGTCAGTTGGCGGACCGTATCGAACGGGACCAGACCTCTAGCTACGATGACATCATCGCGCTGAACCGCCTGAAGACACTGGCCGAGGCAACCGGCCGGACCGGCATCTCCGCAGTGTCCACTCGGGTCGCGGTGTCGTTGCTGCGTGGCTTGGACGACAGTGCGCGGGAATACGGTCCGGTCACCGAGCCGTGGACGGTGGCCGTCCTCGCCGGCATGCTGGGTGACCAGCCACCCCCTCGACTGGACCATCTGGTGCGGCGGATCGAGGCACTGCTGGACTTCGGCGGCTCGCTGGCGACCCAGGCCAGCGCGGACTGGTACTCGAAAGCGATCATGGCGCACCTCATGGTGCTCTCCGGTGCCCTTTCCCCGCAGCGGGCGGCGGACCTGTTCGGTCACCCTTCGCGCGATCGCGCCGACCTCGGTACACCGGCCTGGCTCTACGCCTTCATCGGACTGCGTGGCGGCGCCACCGCTGGGCTGAAGCTGCCGGGTGATGCCGTGGCGCCCGACGCCGGGCTGCTGCCACGCGCGTTGTACGCCGCTGACTCCGGCTCGTGCGCGGACGCTCCAGACTGGGCCAGCTTCGCGTCGACGAGTCCGCTGTCGCAGATACCTGATCTGGCCCCTGACAAGCAACTGGCGTACCTGCTGGCGCTCGATCTGTCGGTCTCGTGCGCTGCCGATTTGACCGATCTACGGTCTGCGGTGGTGGATCGGATCGAACTGCCTGGTCATGCTCCCGACCCCACCGCACCCGGATCGCTCACCCGCTACCTGGCCACGGCCGAGGCGGTCTGCCTGGCCCGGGGCGCCGTTACGCTCGAACCGGCCGTGGAATCAGCGCTCGAAACGTACCGGCAGGCCTTGTCCACGGGTCCGGTCACCCAGCACTTCGACTTCCTCGACCTGTATGCCGCGCTCCGGCTCCTGGCGCTGCACGAAAGCCGCAATTGTGACGGCGCCTGGTGGCATGGACTCGACCAAGGGTCCGCCATCCACCCGTGAACCGATCGGCGTGGCTCACCGCCGCCCGGTAACCGCACAGCCGGGCAAGCGGCTGAACGCCACGGAAACCGACCTGCTTCAGTCGGGTGCGGCCGCCTGTCGGGCCGCCGCCGGGTCCAGGGTGGCTCCGGCGGGGACGAGGCTGACCACGCCCGCCGGTAGGCGTACCGGCGTCACGTCGCCGTAGCCGAGCATGGCGGGCACGCCGGCCTCGGCGAGGACGTACCGTCGGCCGAGATCGGTCACCACGGAGATCGCGCCGCCGGTGGCACCGGGAGCGGCCACGGACTCGACAAGTACGGCGCGTCCCGGCTCCACCAGCACGTGGTCGGCCACCACCGGGCCGGTCGACCCGGCCGTGCTCGGCGGTGCGGCAGCGGCCAGGTCGGGCAGGTCCACGCCGAGCCGCAGCTCGACCGGGCCGGCGTCGTCGCCGACGCGGGCGCACAGCGCCGACGAGTCCACCGTGACCAGCCGGGGCGGCGCGCTCGGTGGGGCGCCGGACCCGGTGGGGGCGAGATCCGGCAACTGGGGAAGGGCGGCGAAGCGCCCGAGGCTGATCCGCTCCGGCTCGCGCTGGCCGGTGCGCGCGAGCAGCAGGCCGGCCTGCAACTCGGTGATCCCGGCGAGCCCGTCGTGCAGCACCATCGCGTACTGCCGTTCGCCGCCGGAGTTGCTCACCAGCAGCACGTCGCCGATCCGGGACTCGGTGACCCGCGCCGAGCGCGTGCCGAGGCCGGGCGGGTTCAGCGGGGCCAGGTCGGTGCCGGCCGGCACCGTGTTGAGCAGGGCGGCGGCCACCGGGACGGCCCGGGACCGGGTGGTGGCCAGCGCCGCCAGCACCCGGTCCGCATCGCGGATCAGGTGCCGTCGCTGCTGCCACACCAGGTGCAGCCGGCCGTCCGGGGCCCGCAGCAGCAGCGCGTCCCGGCCGAGCGGCCGGCCACCGTCGTCGCCGGCGCCGACCAGCAGCACCGACCTCGGCTGCGGCCGGTCCTCGACCGGCGCGGTCGAGCAGACCGTCCACGGTGCGCTGGCGAGCCGGCCCGCCGTGGGCAGCGCGTCGGGGGCGTCGGTGATGCCCAGCGGTAGCCCGCGCGGCACACCGTCGATCGACCGGCGGGACACCAGCACGGTCCTCGGCCGCTCGGCGCCGATGATGAGCAACGCGGAGGCGTAGTTGAGCACCGGGTGCAGCCTCTCCTCCCGGTAGACGAACCGGGCGCCGGACTCCTTCTCCACGATGACCGCGCCGGCGTCGCGCCACGTCGCGCCGCCGCCACCGAAGAGGCCGTACAGCGCGGCGCCGCCCAGCCCGATCACCGCCACCAGCACGCTGGCCATCCCCGCGCCGGCGAGCCGGCGAAACGGTGACCGCACCGGATCGGTCTCGCGCATCACCAGAGCCGCGACCGCCCGCGCGACGGTGAACTGGTACGAGTGCAGCTGGTCCTGCCGCGACGGCATGGGGCCCCCTCCGGCGAAACGGTCGGGGCACAGGATATGCGGTGCGTCGATGTCCCGAGGACCGTGCGTCACGCGGCGGGCGGATCCGGTCCGCCGGTAGCATGCGGGCGGTGAGCGTACGTTTCGAGGAACTGGCCTGGCGGTCGACGCCACTGGGCGAGATCAGTCTGCGGCGGCGCCGCGATCCCCGGCTCGACCTGGAGGTGTACGAGGTCAAGCTCGACGACGAGTTCCTGATGTCGAGCCTGTTCACCGCCGGTGAGGTCGAGCTGGCCCGGCTGGGGTTGGCGCCGCTGGCCGGCGACCGCCTCGACGTCGTCGTCGGCGGGCTAGGTCTCGGTTACACCGCCCGCACCGCCCTGCGGGACGACCGGGTCGCCTCGCTGCTGGTCGTGGAGGCGGTCGAGGACGTCATCGACTGGCACCGGCGCGGCCTGCTGCCCTTCGCCGCCGGGCTGGCCACCGATCCGCGTACCCGGCTGGTGCGGGCCGACTTCTTCGCCCAGGTCGCCGGGGCGGACGGCCTCGACCCCGACGATGCCGGGCGCCGCTTCCACGCCGTGCTGCTGGACGTCGACCACTCCCCCCGGCATCCGCTGCATCCGAGCCACGCCGCCTTCTACCGCCCCGACGGTCTGCGCCGGCTGGCGCGACTCCTGCACCCGGGCGGCGTGTTCGCGCTCTGGTCGGACGACCCGCCGGACCCGGACTTCGAGGCCGCGCTCGCGGCCGTCTTCCCGACCCGCAGCAGCCACGTGGTGCGCTTCGCCAACCCGCTGACCGCAGGCGAGTCGGCGAACACCGTCTACCTCGCGCAGACCCCCGCCTAAACCCCGCCCGACCTGCCCACACGGCATGATCCGGTCGGTACCGGGTAGCTGCGTCGGCGGGCCGCCCGGAACGACCGGCCGGCCGTACGGGAGGTGGAGATGCGTGCCCTGCTCTGGATCGTCGGCGTGGTCGCCGGCGTGCTGATCCTGCTCGGGCTGTTCCTTGAGGCGGTCCGCTGGTTGCTCATCATCGGGGTCATCGCCCTCGCCGCGGTGATCGTGCTGGCCTTCGTCAAGGGGCGCCAGGCGGCCAACAACTACCCCAGCCGACGCTAGCCGCTCGCGCTGCTCAGGTGGCCCGCCGGTCAGGCGCCCACGGCGGCGAGGGCCGGGCGGTCGCCGGCGTCGTCGAGCGAGGCGGTCGGGGTGGTCGGCGCGGCGGGCTCGCGCCGGTTCGGCAGGGCGAGCCGGAAGACCTTCTTCCAGGCGGAGAAGACCTGCCGGGGCAGCGAGCCAGTGGTGTACTTCAGCCCGTACCGGTCGAACAGCGCCCGCACCTCGGGGGCGATCTCCTGGTAGCGGTTGCTCGGCAGGTCGGGGAAGAGGTGGTGCTCGATCTGGTAGGACAGGTTGCCGGTCATGATGTGCAGCAGCCGGCTGCCGCTGATGTTGGCCGAGCCGAGCATCTGCCGCACGTACCACTCGCCCCGCGTCTCGCCCTCGATCGAGGTCTTCTCGAAGGTCTCGACACCCTCGGGGAAGTGCCCGCACATGATCACCGAGTGGCTCCACAGGTTGCGGATCAGGTTCGCGGTGAACGTGGCGGCCATGGTGTGGAAGAACGACGGGCCGGACAGCAGCGGGTGGATCAAATAGTCCTTGAGGAACTGGCGGCGGATCTTCCGGCCGACCGCGCGGACGCGGGCCCGGAACTCGGGGTCCTTGTGCCCCCCGTTCTTCAGTTTGTTCCCCAGGTCGAGGTCGTACGCGGCGATGCCGTACTCGAAGAAGCAGGCGTTGACGAAGTTGTAGAACGGCTGGCCCAGGTGGGCCGGATGCCAGGGCTGGTCCTCGTCGACCCGCATGATGCCGTAGCCGAGGTCGTTGTCCTTACCGACGACGTTGGTGTAGCGGTGGTGCAGCTCGTTGTGCGACTGCTTCCACTGGTCGGCCGGGGCGACGTGGTCCCACTCCCAGCTGGTCGAGTGGATCTTCGGGTCGCGCATCCAGTCCCACTGGCCGTGCAGGACGTTGTGCCCGATCTCCATGTTCTCCAGGATCTTTGCCACCGAGAGCCCGGCGGTGCCGACGATCCAGGCCGGGGGGAACAGCGAGAACAGCAGGACCACCCGGCTGCCGATCTCCAGCTTCCGCTGCGTCGAGATGACCTTGCGGATGTACGCGGCGTCCCGCTCGCCCCGGGAGGTGATCACCCGCTCCCGGATGGCGTCGAGTTCCTTGCCGAGGGTCTCGATGTCCTCGGCACTCAGGTGGGCGATCGGGTTGGTGGCCTTCTTCTGCATCACGGTCACGTCGGCGGGTCTCCGATCAGATCTCGAGTTCACACGGGCCGGCGGCGGCCGACACACAGGTCTGCACGCGTACGCCGTCGCCCGGCAGGGCGGTGGTGAGCTGGCCGTTGCGCAGGTCGCGGACCGCGCCCTGGCGCAGCGGCAGCACGCAGCCGAAGCAGATGCCCATCCGGCAGCCCGACGGCATCAGCACTCCGGCGTTCTCGCCGGCGTCCAGCAACGGGGTGGCGCCGGCGGCCTCGACGGTCACCGACGAACGGGTGAAGGTGACCGTCCCGCCGTCACCGGCAGTGATCACCGTGGGACGGAACCGCTCGGTGTGCAGCCGCTCGGCGTGACCCCGGGTCGACCAGTGCTCCTCCGCGGCGTCGAGCAACCCGAGCGGACCGCACGCCCAGGTCCGGCGGTCGAGGTGGTCGGGCACCAGGGCGTCGAGCTCGGCCACGTCCAGCAGGCCGTCGACCTCGGTGTGCCGCTCCACCAGCCGGACGGCGCCGCGCGCGGCGAGGGCGCGCAGTTCCGCGCCGAACACCACGTCGGAGGCGGTGGGCGCCGAATGGACCAGCACCACGTCGCTGCCGGCCAGGGCGCCGGAACGCAGCATCCCGGCCACCGGGGTGATGCCGCTGCCGGCGGTCAGGAACAGCACCCGCGGCGGCGCCGGGTCGGGCAGCACGAAGTCGCCGCGCGCCTGGTCGAGCTGCACGATCGTGCCCGGCCGGATCCGGCGGACGAGGTGGTTGCTGACCACCCCGTCGGGAATCGCCTTGACCGTCACCGAGATGGGGCCGGTGCGGCGGCCGGGAACGGAGGTGACCGAGTAGGCCCGCCACTGGCGTACGCCGTCGACGTCGACGCCGAGCCGGATGTACTGGCCCGGAACGTGTCCGCGCCAGCTGCGCCCAGGTTGGATCACCAGCGTCGCCGCGTCCGGGGTCTCCGGGCGTACGGCGACGATCCGGCCGCGCAGGTCAGCGCCGGCCCGCAGCGGGGCGAGCAGGTCGAGGTAGTCCCCGGGCAGTACCGGCGTGGTCACCGTCTCGGCGAGCCGCCACAGGCGACGCCGGAGGGACCTCGTCGTGCCCGGTCGCGGGACGGTGGCGGTCATAAGACGATGGTCGCCGCGCGCTGGCATAAACTCTTGGTCTGCGAAGGTAAAGCGATCCACCCCTTTTGTGCGGAGAGAACAACCGTGGCGGAAACCTCGGGCACCACCAATCGGGCGGCCCGTCTTGAGCTGGACCAGCGAGTGGCCCGTGAACTACGCGACCGGCTGCCGCTGGTCGCCGGGCAGACCGTCACCGCGATCACGGCCGAAGTGCCCAGCTACTCCGGCACCCTGACCGGCCAGATGCG
This is a stretch of genomic DNA from Micromonospora sp. WMMD1082. It encodes these proteins:
- the eccB gene encoding type VII secretion protein EccB — protein: MPSRQDQLHSYQFTVARAVAALVMRETDPVRSPFRRLAGAGMASVLVAVIGLGGAALYGLFGGGGATWRDAGAVIVEKESGARFVYREERLHPVLNYASALLIIGAERPRTVLVSRRSIDGVPRGLPLGITDAPDALPTAGRLASAPWTVCSTAPVEDRPQPRSVLLVGAGDDGGRPLGRDALLLRAPDGRLHLVWQQRRHLIRDADRVLAALATTRSRAVPVAAALLNTVPAGTDLAPLNPPGLGTRSARVTESRIGDVLLVSNSGGERQYAMVLHDGLAGITELQAGLLLARTGQREPERISLGRFAALPQLPDLAPTGSGAPPSAPPRLVTVDSSALCARVGDDAGPVELRLGVDLPDLAAAAPPSTAGSTGPVVADHVLVEPGRAVLVESVAAPGATGGAISVVTDLGRRYVLAEAGVPAMLGYGDVTPVRLPAGVVSLVPAGATLDPAAARQAAAPD
- a CDS encoding spermidine synthase — encoded protein: MRAVSVRFEELAWRSTPLGEISLRRRRDPRLDLEVYEVKLDDEFLMSSLFTAGEVELARLGLAPLAGDRLDVVVGGLGLGYTARTALRDDRVASLLVVEAVEDVIDWHRRGLLPFAAGLATDPRTRLVRADFFAQVAGADGLDPDDAGRRFHAVLLDVDHSPRHPLHPSHAAFYRPDGLRRLARLLHPGGVFALWSDDPPDPDFEAALAAVFPTRSSHVVRFANPLTAGESANTVYLAQTPA
- a CDS encoding acyl-CoA desaturase gives rise to the protein MTVMQKKATNPIAHLSAEDIETLGKELDAIRERVITSRGERDAAYIRKVISTQRKLEIGSRVVLLFSLFPPAWIVGTAGLSVAKILENMEIGHNVLHGQWDWMRDPKIHSTSWEWDHVAPADQWKQSHNELHHRYTNVVGKDNDLGYGIMRVDEDQPWHPAHLGQPFYNFVNACFFEYGIAAYDLDLGNKLKNGGHKDPEFRARVRAVGRKIRRQFLKDYLIHPLLSGPSFFHTMAATFTANLIRNLWSHSVIMCGHFPEGVETFEKTSIEGETRGEWYVRQMLGSANISGSRLLHIMTGNLSYQIEHHLFPDLPSNRYQEIAPEVRALFDRYGLKYTTGSLPRQVFSAWKKVFRLALPNRREPAAPTTPTASLDDAGDRPALAAVGA
- a CDS encoding ferredoxin reductase, encoding MTATVPRPGTTRSLRRRLWRLAETVTTPVLPGDYLDLLAPLRAGADLRGRIVAVRPETPDAATLVIQPGRSWRGHVPGQYIRLGVDVDGVRQWRAYSVTSVPGRRTGPISVTVKAIPDGVVSNHLVRRIRPGTIVQLDQARGDFVLPDPAPPRVLFLTAGSGITPVAGMLRSGALAGSDVVLVHSAPTASDVVFGAELRALAARGAVRLVERHTEVDGLLDVAELDALVPDHLDRRTWACGPLGLLDAAEEHWSTRGHAERLHTERFRPTVITAGDGGTVTFTRSSVTVEAAGATPLLDAGENAGVLMPSGCRMGICFGCVLPLRQGAVRDLRNGQLTTALPGDGVRVQTCVSAAAGPCELEI